A region of the Vibrio rumoiensis genome:
TTAATTCAAAATATTGGGGATCGCCATGCGAAAAGGCGCGACTTCTGCTAAGAATTGCTCACTCCTCTCATCTAGCATGACATAGTGCCCCTGCATGATGCCTAGTGGCGTTTCTAAAGCAGTCCCACTGGTATAAGTATACTCTTGCATAGGTTCAATCACGGGTTGCTCACCGACTACACCATCACCTTCGATGGTTAACTGTTTGCCATTCGCATCGGTGATTAACCAGCGGCGACTGATGAG
Encoded here:
- the apaG gene encoding Co2+/Mg2+ efflux protein ApaG, whose protein sequence is MQEQSPSITCQVHTRYIEEQSQPEKSRYIFAYTITIRNLSQQSVQLISRRWLITDANGKQLTIEGDGVVGEQPVIEPMQEYTYTSGTALETPLGIMQGHYVMLDERSEQFLAEVAPFRMAIPNILN